The genomic window GGGTGCTGCATCCAGCCCTCGTCACAGTCCCGCTCGGGACCGCCAGTACAGGGCTCACGTGGGCGTGGCACACCGCATTCCACACGGCACCCCTCCTCTGGCTCCACCGCAGGCCGAGCTGGAGACACTGGCGGTGGACCAGGTCAGTGAGGAGAAGGTGGTGCGGAAGCGCTCAGGGGCTGACAGGACAGTTTAACGCTGCAACGCTAACATGCACATAAACGCACACACATCTactgtaaacacacaacacTGCAAGAGCAGGACGGAGCCTGACCCACTGTGTAGCCTGCTTTTTACGCAACACTGCaatatgaaaaacaaatgaTCATCTGTTTATGGTGTCCCATTAAGACTTGTTTTTCTCAACATACATACAAGGGGACGACTACAAAGCATGCCAAAAGTTTCTTATTCACCACCCGATGAGATCTTGTATTATACACAGCTCCACTTTTTGCTTAGACTCTCACATCATTCTGTCTCATGTGGTGCAAACAACAAACCCTCAGCCAAATATCTGCATCAGTGCCTGCTCCAACCGTTCAAATTCAAGCTGTGTAGTGTAGTCATGGCTAATAGTTATCTTTAATCATTCTCTATCTGCTCCATCTTCAACAATAATCTGGACATATCAACAAACTATATAACAAGATATCTGCAGCTACATAGGGTAGAACTGATATTATTAAACTCATACTCTCCATGTCTTTTATCATGTCATCATATCAGTATAATAACTGTAGGCTATCGTTACTGTAGGTATGAGCTGCAAAATGTGCAATTTAAATGTGCTGGTGAAGGGTGAAGGAGCTGTatctccacctttctgttttTGACTGGCTAACGCAGCAGTGGTGCACATGTATAAATGCAGTATAAGACGATGGTGAACAAagcatctgtttgtttgtgtgtgtctgtgagattGAGTAGAGGGAGTGTGTTACAGAGCGAGACACTGAAGGCCTATAAGATCATTAAGTTTGGGCTTAATATCTGTTGATGTTATTTGTGATACAAGGGCATTTTTAAGAACACTGCTGTAATAGGATTTTGTGATATCACTAACTGTACTTTATAAAGGCTGCACATTTGTAAGgaattcttttttaatttattgtttaaCAGAGAACACAAAAGCACCTCAGATATTGACAGTAGCCACCAACAACATGACCGTAGTTATAACCACTTAATAACCTGCTTTTCACAGTAATATCACTTGTCCTTGAAGTATATgtataaatcaatacaataaagcAATGCTTTTTGGTTTGGgtactttgttttttgtttggacCAATGGATTTCAAACGGTTATATAAAGTGTCTTATTCATGAGCTAATGAGCCATCACAATCCTGCAGAACAACAAGACCAACCGTAGGTGAGCGGTTTGTTTGatatctacattttttttagatcCAAGCATATGAGTCACATCATTTTCAGCTACAAGGAGAAAACAAGTGTCTATTTGTGTCCTATAACTGATGGTGTAATTAGCTTTTGATACCAGGGCCTGTAATATTATACATGAAAGCGAAATCCTTTGAGCAGAGAGACATTCCACTTGATGAGTTAGAGGTCAAGTGTCCTCTGTAAGTGCACTTCAGAGCTGAATACCAAGGAAAGGAAGGTGGGCCACATGCACAAAGGGTTAACTGTCGGCATCAATAACCATTCAGTTTCAGAATAACAAAATATAGATGTCTCTGTGATATTGGTATATCAGATTGACTCAAATGAGTCTGCCTCCGCTAAAACTGGGTCTGTCGTGTGTAATCAGTTCACACAGTTGACCATTAGATGTCCTCGCTGAGTCACAGTAAAAGCTGATTCATGGAAGTTAATGGGAAACAGGACATACCACCAGTATCTATGCACACAGTACAATACTGTGCTGAGGGCCTCCCAGAACTTGGAACAGGTTTGGTTATGCgattttattaaagctgctggaCTGTTCAGATCTAGCtacatataaacatgtaaaaacatTCTTAATTTCAAAAATTCAACTTTTTAGTAAACAGTGAAACAACTAAGGAAAGATGTATTTAATACTAATCTTACTTTCATTATTAGAAAGCACAGTTTGAGTGTAATAAACAGTTATCTATCACATAACTCCTTTTAAGTTACTTTCCCTCAACCATCTATCAGTTTTACCCATTAGAGCTCACTTATTGGTTTAGTGGTAGTAGTATTTTCATTCAGTCATCATACAGATCAAAATACttttcacagtacagacactttcaaaaAAGCACCAGCAATTTAtcaagtgatgactgaaaaggcagaagcataATTCTTATTGCAGCCTAGCCTTCATTTTCTATCAAATTTAgttaacagcttccaaagtgtaaagaaacaaaacaaaaaaaacaaaataaaacaggtaaatcatgaacacttatagCCTTCAAAAACTGCTATGCAAACCATTTTTTGTAAACCCAAAGTGAATAAcgagtttttaaatgtatattgtCCTCATTCCACAATTTAACAGAAACACATCTTATTTTTAATACCTTATTGAGCTTTTTGTACAGTAAATTTACACACTCCTCTCAAATTATATTCACTCTCCCGAATGGAAAATAACTTTTGTTTACAGTGAGtggaagtgtttttgattttgctCTAAACATGATTTGTTTGTACATTTCATCCTCTGTTAATCTTCTATAAGTATCtatatctttttaaatcaatctcaacagaacaatgttttataataaatatttgATACTTTAGATGCTCATATTTTAGGTTTACTTCAATCTTAGGTCTAAAGCAGAGTGTTTGAAACAATCTTGGATACTACTGTACCcttgttttatttgaaagtagttcattttcagaattaaAGGTTTCAATGAAAAAATCACAGTGACCCCTGGTGGAAAAAAGTACTATATACACCTGattaaaacctgcaaaggcactgCTTTAATTATTATGTTATTCTGAAAATAATAATTCCTTAATAACATATACTCATAAAAAAACTTTAAGGTGTGTGGCCATTCCTTGAATaaacaaagaataaaatacTCTTCATGTCAAGTCAGTGTGTGAACCAGTTTTAACTACTTGATAAAATAAGTGAAATTAGATACATCCACACAGAAAAactaaagacagagagaagaatggAGATGTTAAACAGACATACCACTACAGACATTTaactgattaaaataaattttaTTTTGACAAACATATTTGGTTAAACTCACTTACGGTAGACTTTTatgtcttcacacacacagtatattgCAGAGAGACTAAATATGTGGTTCTGATAACTCCTTTGATCAAACCATTCATTCATTTGGCATAATACTCTTTACTTTATCTTTTGTACTTACAGTTCAAAAGGCCACTTAATACACTGTACAGGACGTTTAATGACatttacacaaaaacacaaacagcatgtTCTCTCACTCTCAATAATAAAACCAAAATTTAAAAATTACTAGTGGTGGCATATCATAATGCATATTCTTAAATGTTCACTTTTTATGGCAGAGACATCAGAAGGCTTACAGGTTTattaacaaagagaaaaaaatagccCAAAAGATCTTTCAGGCAGACCTCCACAGGaaagaaatatttttgttttcattatatgAAGGAAAGTGCCTCTTGTTCATCCTGAAATTGATTTTCAACCATTCAAAATAATATAGCAGTCTtaggttgatttttttttagtgcTTGATTATGAATTGAGGTCTGCTCACAGAATCTTTTCAGTAGAGCTTGATATGTCGATGCAAAGCTTTAAACTTGCCATGCTTTGCTTGTGCTCTCACTGTGCTGGCTCTAGTCTCCTGGCAGGCGATGTCGTTTTCTTCTGTTCAAAGCCTGGACAGAGAGGTGACTGTGTGTTACTTCAAAACATTTATATTACAATCCaatagagaaaaagagaaacctGAAAGTGCAAACCTGAATCTGTAAGTGTTAACTGATTCAACTCTTCCTCCAGCTGCTCATCGGTAATATCCAAGGGTTTGTAAGGTACAGCAGGTAGAGAGCTCAGCAGGTCTTTACCTGCAAGTCCGGCCTTTCCTGAGGGCTGCAGGTTCTTTGTTGGAGCTTCAGGAAAATCTAAGAGGGAATCTGTCTTTGACTCATCCAACAAAGATTTCAGTTCCTGCTCCAACTCATCCATGTCATCATCTACAAAAGACAGAACAGATTTAGATCTCCTCAATATGTAGATGTGTTAAAAATGTGGCACAAATAGCTTGTACATACCTGCACCGCTCACGCTTGATATGGTTTGATTCACCTCATCTTGAGTGTCACATAACTATTTaaagaaaagatagattaaGTTGCCAAAGTGTAGGATTCAATTAATTAAATTTCCAAATAAtgggaaatgttaaataaagaaatacctCCTGTATTTGATCCACGAGGTTCTCAGCACGCTCCACAGTGAcatccttcagagagagtctcagAGCGGCCACTCCAGACTGATACGCCTGCATAACCTACAATACATCATCAGCACACATGCAGTTACCATACACTGATAGCAAACTATGTTACGGCAGCTGCTGGGGTGGATTGTTTGCATCTGCACTTTACCATTTTATCAGTCTGTGATTGAGCTATTCTGTCCAGGATTCCTCTGATGGACTCCAGCTGGGCGAACAAGTTGTCAGCTCTCTTTTCAACCCTCTTGCGGCCTCTTAGACTTCTCAGAGCCTGCCGGTTAAACAGTGAACATCAACATTAAACAGTGCCGTGACTTTTAGtgtaacatttgtttgtgtAGTAAAATGTGAACAGTACCTGGGATTTCTTTCCTTCCCGAAGCAGCAACCGTGCTTCCTCTTTACACCTGCACTTAGATAACACAAAGCAGCTTCAGCAATGATGGTAAGTGGCCTGCACTCATACAGCTACTTTCTAGTCTtatgaccactcaaagcactttacacAAATTCAcccattaacaaacacacattcatatatcAAAGCAGAGAGTGGTATGAAAGACGCCACCTCCATTCCCGGGATCTAATTCAATTAacaaatttacacacacacacacacacacacacacacacacacacacacacacacacacacacacacacacacacacacacacacacactaacactaacacaaggACTGCAGACAATTTGGGGTTCACTTGGACATGCAGACTGGATAAGCCCCAGTTAGTGTATAACTGCATTACCTCCTAAGCTCCAGGTAAGACTTTCATagtttgtttacacacattaaaaaacaatactaGTACTTGTATTACTTTAAAGATCATATTTGAGTTTGTGTACTTGTCAGCATCGAGGCCCAGCTTCTCTACTCGCTCTCCCAGCAGCTTCTCACTGCGCTGCAGCTGGAAGATGCCGATATCTACATCACTGACAGGAGAAATCCGATCCTGGCTGGGATGGCAGAACTTTACAATCTGAAATAAAGttacacaaatacaaaacatcAAGTGGGTTTTCCTTTTCTATAACTTGCACAAAATGTCTACAATGAAATTTAATGATCGACGTGTGACTCACTTTACCTTCTCGCCTTCATGCAATGAAACCGTTACTTGTTTGTCCCTCTGTAGCTGCAGGAGAGCCATGCACAGAGTGCTCTCATCAGCACACACTTTAGATGAGAGTGTGCAGAGCTCTTGAAAAGACAGGATGGGGCTGCTGGCAAATTCACTGCTCCTGTACGCCCTGAGTAACTCTGCAGCTTTCTCCTGGTAAACGAGACATAACACAtttgaagctgctgtgaggacttTTGGTTTGCATAGCTTTTGGTGCACAATGAGGAAAATGTGGTATGTCTAATCTCTTAACTGATCAGACTCATGCATACAAAGTCACGAGGCAAAgtttgacataaagaggcggaatttgagcctccttggcaaaaactcagaatcttaatatcttctgaaacattgtgttagaaaaaaattcatcccccgtacagtgtgtgccgatagagaaattagctacgtaaagccaagccatttttttgaacgaggctgtaaacatgtttatttctgctgcaaagatcgtcatttctgaattggtgtggtttccggtgtttctgcagccagcttctaGCGGTTTCTCGATAAATtgaagtttataaca from Notolabrus celidotus isolate fNotCel1 chromosome 9, fNotCel1.pri, whole genome shotgun sequence includes these protein-coding regions:
- the chmp7 gene encoding charged multivesicular body protein 7 isoform X1, which gives rise to MSNSTEMSLPPEWDDDERMTFMFSDFKENREVNTSDWDSKMDFWSALILKCCRDRGTVCVNLQELNKTFRRKEKSPMGLRTVIQSMAGRGNIQRESEFAANVDCGWLSWGVGLLLVKPLKWTFSTFLGSSRLPMDESFVIIELVKEKAAELLRAYRSSEFASSPILSFQELCTLSSKVCADESTLCMALLQLQRDKQVTVSLHEGEKIVKFCHPSQDRISPVSDVDIGIFQLQRSEKLLGERVEKLGLDADKCKEEARLLLREGKKSQALRSLRGRKRVEKRADNLFAQLESIRGILDRIAQSQTDKMVMQAYQSGVAALRLSLKDVTVERAENLVDQIQELCDTQDEVNQTISSVSGADDDMDELEQELKSLLDESKTDSLLDFPEAPTKNLQPSGKAGLAGKDLLSSLPAVPYKPLDITDEQLEEELNQLTLTDSGFEQKKTTSPARRLEPAQ
- the chmp7 gene encoding charged multivesicular body protein 7 isoform X2 — translated: MSNSTEMSLPPEWDDDERMTFMFSDFKENREVNTSDWDSKMDFWSALILKCCRDRGTVCVNLQELNKTFRRKEKSPMGLRTVIQSMAGRGNIQRESEFAANVDCGWLSWGVGLLLVKPLKWTFSTFLGSSRLPMDESFVIIELVKEKAAELLRAYRSSEFASSPILSFQELCTLSSKVCADESTLCMALLQLQRDKQVTVSLHEGEKIVKFCHPSQDRISPVSDVDIGIFQLQRSEKLLGERVEKLGLDADKCKEEARLLLREGKKSQALRSLRGRKRVEKRADNLFAQLESIRGILDRIAQSQTDKMVMQAYQSGVAALRLSLKDVTVERAENLVDQIQELCDTQDEVNQTISSVSGADDDMDELEQELKSLLDESKTDSLLDFPEAPTKNLQPSGKAGLAGFEQKKTTSPARRLEPAQ